A single Vulcanisaeta distributa DSM 14429 DNA region contains:
- a CDS encoding MFS transporter, producing MPRRKEILERYGIRGSPTTGLIAGTVAFFAGFAAVALFGITVHTVAPLLHLNIVEVGWLVAIPLVTGALLRIPFGALVDNVGGRRIILTQLIIAVVGMIGLILTLHAILTGAVTSHVLDYALLMLFGAVAGTGISTFASGIAYVSYWFPQKRQGFALGAFAGFGNAAPGIFTAILPYALASLGLVGAYTAWLVFLVVMTVIFAVIGYDAYYFQLVRRVNRDNAVGMAKELGEELIPSGSAVKSLGESARIWRTWLLVVMYFISFGGFEALTEWLPTYWTNYLSLSIAMAGLMTGIVYSLLTALMRVPGGWFSDKWGGEKVAIVSYVVLVVGSVIMMLSHTFTLSAIGTIIMAIGMGIANAAVFKLVPKYVPEAVGGATGWVGGLGSAGGLLIPPAMAAFVAIYGHVGYALGFIIYTVFGALSVIFGIILYSYERRHKGH from the coding sequence ATGCCTAGGCGTAAGGAGATACTAGAGAGGTATGGCATTCGTGGAAGCCCCACGACAGGTCTTATAGCTGGTACTGTAGCATTCTTTGCAGGGTTTGCCGCAGTTGCGTTATTTGGTATAACGGTCCACACCGTGGCGCCGCTACTTCACTTAAATATTGTTGAGGTTGGCTGGCTGGTTGCAATACCGTTGGTAACGGGCGCCCTACTTAGAATACCCTTTGGCGCACTTGTTGATAATGTTGGTGGTAGGAGGATAATACTGACGCAGTTAATCATTGCCGTAGTCGGTATGATTGGGTTAATCCTGACCCTACATGCGATATTGACCGGTGCCGTAACATCGCATGTCCTGGATTACGCACTTCTAATGCTCTTTGGTGCTGTTGCTGGCACGGGAATATCGACATTTGCATCGGGAATAGCTTACGTGTCCTACTGGTTCCCGCAAAAGCGCCAGGGCTTTGCGTTGGGTGCTTTTGCTGGGTTTGGTAATGCGGCGCCGGGAATATTCACGGCCATACTACCGTATGCGTTGGCAAGCCTTGGATTGGTTGGCGCGTACACGGCGTGGTTGGTATTCCTGGTGGTCATGACCGTGATATTCGCCGTGATTGGTTACGACGCCTACTACTTCCAGCTAGTTAGGAGGGTTAACCGTGATAATGCCGTGGGCATGGCTAAGGAGCTTGGTGAGGAGTTAATACCCAGTGGTTCAGCCGTTAAGAGCCTAGGCGAGTCTGCCAGGATTTGGCGTACATGGCTCTTAGTCGTAATGTACTTCATATCCTTTGGTGGGTTTGAGGCACTCACTGAGTGGCTGCCAACATATTGGACTAACTACCTATCACTGAGTATTGCAATGGCCGGTCTCATGACCGGCATCGTTTACTCCCTCCTTACGGCGCTGATGAGGGTACCAGGCGGTTGGTTCAGCGATAAGTGGGGTGGTGAGAAGGTGGCCATTGTCTCATACGTAGTCCTAGTCGTTGGTAGCGTAATCATGATGCTAAGCCATACCTTTACCCTCAGTGCCATCGGGACGATTATCATGGCCATCGGCATGGGCATAGCTAACGCCGCTGTGTTTAAGTTGGTGCCTAAGTACGTTCCAGAGGCCGTGGGTGGTGCCACTGGCTGGGTCGGTGGCCTGGGCTCAGCCGGTGGATTGTTGATACCACCTGCCATGGCGGCCTTCGTTGCTATTTACGGCCACGTGGGTTACGCACTTGGGTTCATTATCTATACAGTGTTTGGCGCGTTGTCTGTGATCTTCGGGATAATACTTTATTCCTACGAACGTAGGCATAAGGGACATTAG
- a CDS encoding hemerythrin domain-containing protein: protein MVIRVNTAYVIDNLIKDHDVILESLKVLYKIVNSDNPDARDLEFLIRFFDAFIDKCHHAKEEYILFPSLNLRLFPFEGSPVYVMVTEHGIARYLIRISEELLRIWIDNKDEGARQALIDHLKLLADHLTQHIRKENDVLFPGSLALDTLESSRTVEDIENETGHEKWVMEINELKKKYGIT from the coding sequence ATGGTTATTAGGGTTAATACCGCGTACGTGATTGATAATTTAATTAAGGATCATGATGTTATCCTTGAGTCACTTAAAGTCCTTTATAAGATAGTGAATAGCGATAACCCTGACGCCAGGGACCTTGAGTTTTTAATAAGGTTCTTTGATGCATTTATTGATAAGTGCCATCATGCTAAGGAGGAGTACATATTGTTCCCATCATTGAACCTGAGGTTATTTCCATTTGAGGGTAGCCCCGTTTATGTCATGGTTACCGAGCACGGCATTGCCAGGTACTTGATAAGGATAAGCGAGGAACTACTCAGGATATGGATTGATAATAAGGATGAGGGTGCAAGGCAGGCATTAATAGATCACCTAAAGCTCCTTGCGGACCACCTTACACAGCATATTAGGAAGGAGAACGATGTGTTGTTCCCTGGGTCACTGGCATTGGATACGCTAGAGAGTTCGAGAACCGTTGAGGATATTGAGAATGAGACAGGGCATGAGAAGTGGGTTATGGAGATTAATGAGTTAAAGAAGAAGTACGGCATTACCTAA
- a CDS encoding DUF2250 domain-containing protein, whose translation MDGLTDKDIAVLMHLKRANVDYGKSIAINTGIPLEEVLQILDKLESMGLIERVRGGKTLKRSVAKFKLSNEVRKHHVYYRLSRRGELLVRSLRRGGKAQGT comes from the coding sequence ATGGATGGACTCACAGACAAGGACATTGCCGTACTTATGCACCTGAAGAGGGCTAATGTGGATTATGGCAAGTCAATAGCCATTAACACGGGTATTCCGCTCGAGGAGGTGTTGCAGATTCTCGATAAGCTTGAGTCGATGGGCTTAATTGAGAGGGTCAGGGGTGGTAAGACGCTCAAGAGGAGTGTTGCTAAGTTTAAGCTTAGTAATGAGGTTCGTAAGCACCACGTCTATTACAGGCTCTCAAGGCGCGGTGAGTTACTGGTTAGGAGCCTTAGGAGAGGCGGCAAAGCCCAGGGAACCTAG
- a CDS encoding PaREP1 family protein, translating to MEEHVAHPWKDINKYIEARAKEALYELELAEEFLKNRLYRNAAGKAFQGWKAVLAVLAANSRSELAGEFRGFVRLKERVRVEAVDYVIATMPTIRMKKVATLPSRKYGSDVVLLTELALDLHEFQYSGLDREGSLSRYLDLDIVRQDIATIIEGGKKIISSLTNIQHSG from the coding sequence ATGGAAGAACACGTAGCTCATCCCTGGAAGGACATTAACAAGTATATTGAGGCCAGGGCCAAAGAGGCACTCTACGAGCTTGAGTTGGCGGAGGAATTCCTAAAGAATAGGCTGTACAGGAATGCCGCGGGTAAGGCATTTCAGGGCTGGAAGGCTGTCCTAGCAGTCCTGGCCGCCAACTCACGTAGCGAATTGGCAGGTGAGTTCAGGGGCTTCGTTAGGCTTAAGGAGAGGGTTAGGGTTGAGGCTGTCGATTACGTAATAGCCACGATGCCCACGATACGCATGAAGAAGGTGGCTACACTCCCAAGCCGTAAATACGGCAGTGACGTGGTGTTACTGACGGAGTTAGCCCTGGACCTACATGAATTCCAATATAGTGGGCTTGATAGGGAGGGTTCACTGAGTCGTTACCTGGACCTCGACATAGTTAGACAGGACATTGCAACAATAATCGAGGGTGGTAAAAAGATAATATCATCACTAACCAATATCCAGCACTCCGGCTAG
- the tsaA gene encoding tRNA (N6-threonylcarbamoyladenosine(37)-N6)-methyltransferase TrmO translates to MVEYALKPIGYVEVGLPRPNEPDRGRYATRYDFIGVVRVYDEYVDGLLGLEEYSHVMLIYIFHEQREVRLRVRLKGTDKEVGIFATRYPLRPNPIGLSVLELVKVEPPRLWLRGLDAWTGTPILDIKPYDYYDVVKKPRVPREFEEEWVRSYIEKGYGEKVPWLGPCP, encoded by the coding sequence ATGGTTGAGTACGCGCTTAAGCCCATTGGCTATGTTGAGGTCGGCCTCCCAAGGCCTAATGAGCCGGATAGAGGTCGATACGCCACTAGGTATGACTTCATTGGCGTTGTTAGGGTTTATGATGAGTACGTGGATGGATTGCTGGGACTTGAGGAGTACTCCCACGTAATGCTCATTTACATATTCCATGAGCAGAGGGAGGTCAGACTCAGGGTTAGGCTGAAGGGAACGGATAAAGAGGTCGGCATATTTGCCACTAGATATCCGTTAAGGCCAAACCCCATTGGTCTATCGGTGCTGGAGCTCGTTAAGGTTGAACCACCCAGGCTGTGGTTGAGGGGTCTCGACGCCTGGACAGGGACTCCCATACTTGACATTAAGCCCTATGACTACTACGACGTTGTTAAGAAGCCGAGGGTTCCCAGGGAATTTGAGGAGGAGTGGGTGAGGAGCTATATTGAGAAGGGGTATGGTGAGAAGGTTCCATGGCTGGGCCCGTGTCCCTAA
- a CDS encoding helix-turn-helix domain-containing protein yields the protein MVLKVFLEAHRSDCRVQNALKALNLDFSIARVNVGDEVSTHLVKLGKPVNRDLLNYLRRSGLRINVIDEETLWVSAPSCSACRALSRAGLLVEGGKPGNEDSIVYTVLSPGIKRLRMSIRQLRSSGVKVRVLDMEQLPMPSPTERQLEVLLLAYKMGYFDREVNLKELAKQLGLSISTVSELLRKTLKKVVTHYFEEIGITIDEDRPK from the coding sequence GTGGTTTTAAAGGTATTCCTTGAGGCTCATAGGAGCGATTGCAGGGTTCAAAACGCACTCAAGGCGCTTAATCTAGACTTTAGCATAGCCAGGGTCAATGTGGGTGATGAGGTATCAACGCACTTAGTTAAGTTGGGTAAGCCCGTGAATAGGGACTTACTTAATTACCTGAGGAGGAGTGGGCTTAGGATTAACGTGATTGATGAGGAGACCCTGTGGGTCTCAGCGCCGAGTTGTAGCGCCTGTAGGGCGTTAAGTAGGGCTGGGCTTCTTGTGGAGGGTGGTAAGCCGGGTAATGAGGACTCCATTGTTTATACTGTGCTCTCACCAGGCATTAAGCGGTTAAGGATGAGTATTAGGCAGTTGAGGTCTAGCGGTGTTAAGGTGAGGGTTCTTGACATGGAGCAATTGCCCATGCCGAGTCCCACGGAAAGGCAGTTGGAGGTCCTACTCCTTGCGTATAAGATGGGGTATTTCGATAGGGAGGTTAACCTTAAGGAATTGGCTAAGCAGCTTGGCTTGTCAATATCTACGGTTAGTGAGTTACTTAGGAAGACTCTTAAGAAGGTTGTGACGCACTATTTTGAGGAGATCGGCATTACCATTGATGAGGATAGACCTAAATAA
- a CDS encoding DUF488 family protein translates to MRIKVKRVYDEPDLSDGVRVLVDRLWPRGLSRERARIDVWLRDLAPSDELRRWFNHDPAKWDEFRLKYWSELDRNINDLSKLLSIIRGNGAVTLLYATRDKLRNNAVALAEYLKVRYGFDYEVI, encoded by the coding sequence ATGAGAATTAAGGTTAAACGTGTTTATGATGAGCCCGACCTCAGCGATGGCGTTAGAGTACTTGTTGATAGGTTATGGCCCAGGGGCTTAAGTCGTGAGAGGGCTAGGATAGACGTGTGGTTAAGGGATTTAGCGCCGAGTGACGAGTTGAGGCGTTGGTTTAACCATGACCCTGCCAAATGGGATGAGTTTAGGCTTAAGTATTGGAGTGAGCTTGATAGAAATATTAACGATTTAAGCAAATTATTAAGTATAATACGTGGTAATGGTGCCGTAACCCTACTTTATGCCACTAGGGATAAGTTACGTAATAATGCCGTGGCACTCGCCGAGTACTTAAAGGTTAGGTATGGGTTTGATTACGAGGTTATTTAG
- a CDS encoding nitric-oxide reductase large subunit codes for MAGRNSVWPRVVLMVTILVYVAYGIMAWYTFTHLPPIPAAVVTENGTVLFTYNDVVMGKYYFQKYGLMDYGSILGMGSYFGIDFTSYTLRIYEDTAAHYLGFDAVPQDNASAMAIIRQDLMPIKADPTPKGDVIVVSDEFAQGFYNAVKFYSWMLGPASEQFRLKPDLITNETVVKDLVAYFTWSFMIAMQGYTNGFPYMPGLIEPTANVTYASWITLFTIMLTVMPMAGYVVLKLMDYWNEPRLSIQLPSPNDAQRLTLIAFLLAGIALGIQGLLGAYTMHLYVDTSLYGINLIPILPFNVSRALHYTLAVLWIAVTWIAFSFFVFPYFGLSVSRRQVLTVLVIGVLVSIGTLLGIWASYLQLIPAPWWFIIGAQGRDVTTQGTLWLILITAILGYVSYLWSRASRTAPESLKPFAKILSIAIAGTAAGAFIGALPIIQPWPDFQVDEYFRWMTIHAFVEGFWPPIVVTVTVVLLVVAGLIPPKLGTVVAGMDATLEIITGMIGTAHHYYFNGLPTFWMYVGAVMSTLEAIPLGFVIIYVILLWRRGEIRTELQKTIVTYALVAGIGGGIGVVAFGAGLINLPLLNYFLHDAQTTMAHAHLAFPLAYGLPSIMMWVVAFALSGGFSDRDLKYMRWAAIIIGVGFYLQALLSLVPLGVLQFMYELKYGYWFIKTIITPSGHPGFWELPLVDEFVWLRMIGDLVAALGFAIVIFGMLLRFRKALGKPLLEALGVSRS; via the coding sequence ATGGCCGGGCGTAACTCAGTATGGCCTCGGGTCGTGCTTATGGTTACGATACTCGTCTACGTGGCTTACGGCATTATGGCGTGGTATACGTTCACGCATTTACCGCCAATACCCGCAGCCGTGGTTACTGAGAATGGTACTGTATTATTTACTTACAATGATGTGGTCATGGGCAAGTACTACTTCCAGAAGTATGGGCTTATGGATTACGGATCAATACTAGGCATGGGGAGTTACTTCGGTATTGACTTCACATCATACACCCTGAGGATTTACGAGGATACCGCCGCGCATTACCTGGGCTTTGACGCCGTGCCTCAGGACAATGCAAGTGCCATGGCCATCATAAGGCAGGATTTAATGCCAATTAAGGCGGACCCAACGCCTAAGGGCGATGTAATCGTTGTTAGTGATGAGTTCGCCCAGGGATTCTACAATGCCGTCAAGTTCTACTCCTGGATGCTTGGACCTGCATCTGAGCAGTTTAGGTTGAAGCCCGACCTAATAACTAATGAGACCGTTGTCAAGGATTTAGTCGCCTACTTCACGTGGAGCTTCATGATTGCAATGCAGGGTTATACCAACGGTTTCCCATATATGCCGGGCCTAATTGAGCCTACGGCCAATGTTACCTACGCCTCCTGGATCACGTTATTTACAATAATGCTCACTGTAATGCCCATGGCGGGCTACGTAGTACTCAAGCTAATGGATTATTGGAATGAGCCGAGGTTAAGCATACAATTGCCATCGCCCAACGATGCGCAAAGACTCACTTTAATCGCCTTCCTACTTGCTGGAATAGCCCTCGGGATTCAGGGGCTTCTCGGCGCCTATACAATGCATTTATACGTAGACACATCATTATACGGCATAAACCTCATACCAATACTACCCTTCAACGTCAGTAGGGCGCTTCATTATACTCTTGCCGTACTTTGGATTGCAGTAACCTGGATTGCCTTTTCCTTCTTCGTATTCCCATACTTCGGACTAAGTGTGAGTAGGAGACAAGTACTCACGGTGCTGGTCATTGGGGTATTGGTCTCAATCGGCACGTTGCTCGGTATATGGGCGAGCTACCTCCAGTTAATACCAGCGCCTTGGTGGTTCATAATAGGGGCTCAGGGGAGAGATGTTACGACCCAGGGCACTTTATGGCTAATACTAATAACGGCGATACTGGGCTACGTATCATACCTATGGAGTAGGGCATCAAGAACAGCGCCTGAATCATTGAAGCCCTTCGCAAAGATACTATCAATAGCCATAGCAGGTACGGCGGCCGGCGCCTTCATAGGCGCACTGCCAATCATACAACCCTGGCCTGACTTCCAAGTGGATGAGTACTTCAGGTGGATGACAATACATGCGTTTGTCGAAGGCTTTTGGCCGCCCATAGTGGTTACAGTCACAGTCGTGCTCCTCGTCGTAGCCGGCTTAATACCGCCTAAGTTGGGCACCGTAGTCGCGGGTATGGACGCCACCCTGGAAATAATCACCGGCATGATCGGGACCGCGCACCACTACTACTTCAATGGTTTACCCACCTTCTGGATGTATGTGGGGGCCGTCATGAGCACCCTCGAGGCAATACCGCTGGGTTTTGTAATAATTTATGTAATATTGCTGTGGCGTAGGGGCGAAATTAGGACTGAGCTTCAAAAGACCATTGTAACCTATGCCCTAGTCGCGGGTATTGGCGGTGGTATAGGCGTTGTGGCGTTTGGCGCCGGCCTCATAAACCTACCCCTACTCAATTACTTCCTACATGACGCACAAACCACAATGGCACACGCCCACTTAGCCTTCCCACTGGCTTACGGCTTACCCAGCATAATGATGTGGGTGGTTGCATTCGCATTATCTGGTGGCTTTAGTGATAGGGATCTTAAGTACATGAGGTGGGCAGCCATTATCATAGGTGTTGGCTTCTACCTCCAGGCATTGCTATCATTAGTACCCCTAGGCGTGCTACAGTTCATGTATGAGCTTAAGTACGGCTATTGGTTCATAAAGACTATAATAACACCAAGTGGTCATCCTGGCTTCTGGGAGTTGCCATTAGTTGATGAATTCGTTTGGCTTAGGATGATTGGCGACTTAGTCGCAGCGCTCGGCTTCGCCATAGTTATATTTGGAATGCTCCTTAGATTTAGGAAGGCATTGGGCAAACCATTACTTGAAGCCTTGGGTGTGAGCAGGTCCTAG
- a CDS encoding PaREP1 family protein, translated as MIRVNDKAFIEGWHYLRYKFMLPGQLGKPRKDLRAYIEARRAEASAEVRLALRLLVEGYTRNAAGKAFQAFKSLLAALAGERREELRNSIKNVDKVIAYMPTSMIRDVGKLLGLEKESLLALALHQYQYNGVDPEGIMSIYTSRDAAMKDICNLLDSVVRVLGDEPLKQELSNVCGSFQG; from the coding sequence TTGATTAGAGTTAATGATAAGGCTTTTATTGAGGGATGGCATTACCTTAGATATAAGTTCATGTTGCCTGGGCAACTTGGTAAGCCTCGGAAGGATCTACGGGCATACATTGAGGCCAGGAGAGCTGAGGCTTCGGCTGAGGTTAGGTTAGCATTAAGGCTGTTGGTTGAGGGTTACACCAGGAACGCCGCCGGTAAGGCGTTTCAGGCATTTAAATCATTGCTTGCCGCATTGGCCGGTGAGAGGAGGGAGGAGCTTCGCAATAGTATTAAGAATGTTGATAAGGTAATAGCCTACATGCCCACCTCCATGATTCGCGATGTGGGTAAGTTACTTGGCCTTGAGAAAGAGTCCCTGCTTGCGTTGGCGCTTCATCAGTATCAATATAATGGTGTTGATCCCGAGGGTATCATGAGCATATATACGTCAAGGGACGCCGCAATGAAGGACATATGCAACTTACTGGATAGTGTGGTTAGGGTTCTGGGGGATGAACCATTAAAGCAGGAATTAAGTAACGTGTGTGGGTCCTTTCAAGGATAG
- a CDS encoding 2-oxoacid:ferredoxin oxidoreductase subunit alpha codes for MNELRYVIGGPQGGGLETTSEILSWAFARSGYGIISDREYFSNIKGRHSYVHATVSATELPKHLTYPVDIVAAMDAETVFTHFNDLRDGGYLIYNSDDDSVNYASIPSMERELKDRLSEQFKELGLDGTVKSVIKYLQSNKKTRVVALSFKELLMEIQKREGIVPSQASRYISTILVGAVAAITDISEESLDYSLRRRFTREDVYRHNRVMAEIVIDLVKSQFGSELKLDPPKIGVKSILVASGNDAIAMAKVVAGVRFQAYYPITPAADESFTLEEYETLGGEGSIIVFQTEDELAAINAAIGAALTGVRSSVATSGPGFDLMVEGLGWAGHNEVPVVVTYYQRGGPSTGQPTRGGQSDLLSSVFASHGEYPRIVLASGDHEEAFYDAIDAFNYAETYQVPVIHLVDKFLANTIATIPMPNLDNVRITRGVLAPKGLKEYKRFDLSSPISPRAFLGEYVMWYTGDEHDEYGHINEDPVNRVRMMNKRMSKLDIIDREIPEERRYAYFGPERPDVLLVGWGFVKGTAVKAIEELNEEGVRVGYYHIRMFIPFPRNSLTKFANEVGAGNLVAVEHNYMAQAAKLVAMNTGVMINKSIVKYTGRPMYVHELVNAVKNVLRGSTREVVSYGA; via the coding sequence ATGAATGAGTTGAGGTACGTAATCGGTGGTCCTCAGGGTGGTGGTTTGGAGACTACGTCTGAGATACTTTCATGGGCCTTTGCTAGGTCTGGCTATGGCATTATTTCTGATAGGGAGTACTTCTCGAATATTAAGGGCAGGCATAGTTATGTCCACGCCACAGTCTCAGCCACAGAGTTGCCTAAGCACCTTACTTACCCGGTCGATATTGTGGCTGCCATGGATGCAGAGACAGTGTTCACGCACTTTAATGATCTTAGGGATGGTGGTTACTTAATCTATAATAGTGATGACGACTCCGTTAATTACGCGAGCATACCCAGTATGGAGAGGGAGTTGAAGGATAGGTTAAGCGAGCAGTTTAAGGAGCTTGGTCTTGATGGTACGGTTAAGTCCGTGATTAAGTACCTACAGAGTAATAAGAAGACACGCGTGGTCGCCCTGAGCTTTAAGGAATTACTCATGGAGATACAGAAGCGTGAAGGCATTGTTCCATCCCAAGCATCTAGGTACATAAGCACGATACTCGTTGGCGCCGTGGCGGCGATAACGGACATCAGTGAGGAAAGCCTTGATTATAGCCTTAGGAGGAGGTTCACGAGGGAGGATGTTTATAGGCATAATAGGGTTATGGCGGAGATAGTAATTGACCTAGTCAAGAGCCAATTCGGTTCGGAGCTTAAGCTTGACCCTCCGAAAATAGGCGTCAAGAGTATCCTCGTGGCCAGCGGTAATGATGCGATAGCGATGGCTAAGGTCGTGGCTGGGGTTAGGTTCCAGGCATACTACCCAATAACGCCGGCCGCTGACGAGAGCTTCACGCTTGAGGAGTACGAGACGCTGGGTGGTGAGGGTTCAATAATCGTCTTCCAAACCGAGGATGAGCTTGCCGCGATCAATGCGGCCATAGGCGCTGCCTTAACGGGTGTCAGGAGCTCGGTGGCGACGAGTGGTCCAGGCTTTGACTTGATGGTTGAGGGTCTCGGGTGGGCAGGCCATAATGAGGTTCCTGTTGTGGTCACGTACTATCAAAGGGGTGGACCAAGCACTGGGCAGCCGACCAGGGGTGGTCAAAGTGACTTATTGTCATCGGTATTTGCCTCTCACGGTGAATACCCGAGGATTGTACTTGCAAGTGGTGATCATGAGGAGGCATTTTACGATGCAATTGATGCGTTTAATTATGCAGAGACGTACCAGGTACCCGTCATACACCTTGTCGATAAGTTCCTAGCTAACACGATAGCCACAATACCAATGCCGAACCTAGATAATGTGAGGATAACCAGGGGTGTGCTGGCGCCAAAGGGCCTTAAGGAGTACAAGAGGTTTGATCTATCAAGCCCCATATCACCGAGGGCATTTTTAGGTGAGTATGTGATGTGGTATACAGGCGATGAACATGATGAGTATGGGCACATTAATGAGGACCCAGTCAATAGAGTTAGGATGATGAATAAGAGGATGAGTAAGCTCGATATAATAGATAGGGAGATACCCGAGGAGAGAAGGTACGCCTACTTTGGCCCTGAGAGACCAGACGTGCTACTGGTTGGTTGGGGCTTTGTGAAGGGTACCGCTGTGAAGGCTATTGAGGAACTTAATGAGGAGGGGGTAAGGGTGGGTTATTATCATATTAGGATGTTCATACCATTCCCAAGAAACTCACTAACAAAGTTTGCCAACGAGGTTGGGGCTGGCAACCTGGTGGCTGTGGAGCATAATTACATGGCCCAGGCAGCGAAGTTGGTGGCTATGAATACCGGCGTCATGATTAACAAGTCAATAGTTAAATACACAGGGAGGCCCATGTACGTTCATGAGCTCGTGAATGCCGTTAAAAACGTGTTAAGGGGTAGTACGAGGGAGGTGGTGAGCTATGGAGCGTAA
- a CDS encoding 2-oxoacid:ferredoxin oxidoreductase subunit beta, which yields MERKIKLTINDYKTNVWVDWCPGCGNYGILSAMYQAFADLQLEPEKTVVVSGIGCSGKTPHFINVTGVHTLHGRALPYAEGIKLANPDLTVVVNVGDGDLLGIGAAHFVALGRRNVDLVVIMHDNTVYGLTKGQASPTLARNLQPKALPKPNIQDAVNPIGLAIAAGYTFIARGYAARVQHLKELIKKAILHKGAAFIDVLQPCVTYDNIHTYDYYNKRVYDLQEKGWDPVVKSPEELPQKAAQALVKSYEGDGRIPIGIFLINPNVPTFEERYAQRLPSYLKVPPAREPIEVGGKPVITTEKFKDLFRKYVIELK from the coding sequence ATGGAGCGTAAGATAAAGCTTACAATAAATGATTACAAGACCAACGTATGGGTTGATTGGTGCCCAGGATGTGGTAACTACGGAATACTCTCAGCCATGTACCAAGCCTTCGCCGACCTACAGCTCGAGCCTGAGAAGACCGTGGTTGTCTCCGGGATTGGTTGCTCGGGCAAGACGCCACACTTCATAAATGTGACCGGCGTTCACACGCTGCATGGTAGGGCGCTGCCGTACGCTGAGGGGATAAAGCTTGCCAATCCCGACCTAACCGTGGTGGTTAATGTTGGTGATGGTGACTTACTCGGTATTGGGGCGGCACACTTCGTGGCTTTGGGTAGGAGGAATGTGGATCTAGTCGTTATAATGCATGATAATACCGTCTACGGCTTAACTAAAGGTCAAGCAAGCCCAACGCTGGCTAGGAACCTGCAGCCCAAGGCACTTCCTAAGCCTAACATACAGGATGCGGTCAACCCAATAGGCCTTGCGATTGCCGCTGGCTACACCTTCATTGCCAGGGGCTATGCCGCGAGGGTTCAGCATCTTAAGGAGTTGATAAAGAAGGCAATACTCCATAAGGGCGCCGCATTCATTGATGTGTTGCAGCCATGCGTTACCTACGACAATATACACACGTATGATTACTACAATAAGAGGGTTTATGACCTGCAGGAGAAGGGTTGGGACCCAGTGGTTAAGAGTCCCGAGGAGCTACCGCAGAAGGCTGCGCAGGCGTTGGTTAAGTCGTATGAGGGTGATGGTAGGATACCAATTGGCATATTCCTAATCAACCCGAATGTACCTACGTTCGAGGAGAGATACGCGCAGAGACTGCCAAGTTACCTAAAGGTGCCGCCGGCTAGGGAGCCCATTGAGGTTGGTGGTAAGCCCGTGATAACCACGGAGAAGTTTAAGGACTTATTCAGGAAGTACGTGATAGAGCTTAAGTAG
- a CDS encoding ATPase domain-containing protein: protein MSLYYDLVPTGIPGLDEALGGGLIRGRTYLISGETGTGKTLLSLSFLINGIYKYGEPGIYVSVDETYDQLMNGVRRFGWDLEALREQGYLEVLIPEMDIIEKIREKDPITIAKSLVYTIADYAKSLDAQRLVIDPIAPLVTLEKDVQVLREYIRALVMGIEREVGVTTIITTEIPTGARVISRYGVEEFLAAGVFVMGLAQTTEGDFKRYLFIRKMRWQAVQPTILEVEIQPKIGVVVKGPLKDVHIPFYALMM from the coding sequence ATGTCATTATACTATGATTTAGTACCAACGGGAATCCCAGGGCTTGATGAGGCGCTTGGTGGCGGATTAATTAGGGGTAGGACGTACCTAATCAGTGGTGAGACAGGCACGGGCAAGACCCTACTATCACTATCATTCCTAATAAACGGTATCTACAAATACGGCGAGCCTGGTATCTACGTATCCGTTGATGAGACGTACGACCAATTAATGAACGGTGTTAGGAGGTTTGGTTGGGACCTTGAGGCACTTAGGGAGCAGGGTTACCTGGAGGTCCTCATACCCGAGATGGATATTATCGAGAAGATTAGGGAGAAGGATCCAATAACAATAGCCAAGTCCCTGGTATACACAATAGCTGATTACGCAAAGTCCCTAGATGCTCAGAGACTTGTCATAGACCCAATAGCGCCGTTGGTAACACTTGAGAAAGATGTTCAAGTTCTTAGGGAGTACATTAGGGCGTTAGTTATGGGTATTGAGAGGGAGGTTGGTGTTACAACGATAATAACCACGGAAATACCAACGGGAGCCAGGGTAATCTCTAGGTATGGAGTTGAGGAATTCCTGGCAGCTGGAGTATTCGTAATGGGACTAGCCCAAACAACCGAGGGTGACTTCAAGAGGTACTTATTCATTAGGAAAATGAGGTGGCAAGCTGTCCAACCGACAATACTGGAGGTTGAGATACAGCCAAAGATAGGCGTTGTCGTTAAAGGACCACTTAAGGACGTCCATATACCATTCTATGCATTAATGATGTAA